One window of the Natrinema sp. CBA1119 genome contains the following:
- a CDS encoding TIGR03560 family F420-dependent LLM class oxidoreductase, giving the protein MSPTDSDAADLEAGVILPQYGTDIDTVRDTALEAESLGYDAVWLEDHFQSWIGDPRRNTHECWTTLSAVAEATDRVRLGTLVTSQSYRHPALLAKMAATVDRVSDGRLELGLGGGWYEAEYDRFGYEFREPPAERLRRLAETVEILQGLWTNETYSHRGENLDIDLEDAFCEPHPVQDPHPPIWIGGGGEEFTLRYTAELADGWNYGTLEPAGFAEKLDVLREHCESEDRYEEIRKSAELFVFVGETTEAATEKREAFADEMLSDEPSEPREFFLSAYLETAATGTPAEVRERLAAYADVGIEEVMLAVPDAAGEDDESLRLLADELVG; this is encoded by the coding sequence ATGAGCCCGACCGACTCCGACGCGGCCGACCTCGAGGCCGGAGTCATCCTCCCCCAGTACGGCACCGATATCGACACGGTTCGGGACACTGCGCTCGAGGCCGAATCGCTGGGCTACGACGCGGTCTGGCTCGAGGATCACTTCCAGTCGTGGATCGGCGACCCGCGCCGGAACACCCACGAGTGCTGGACGACGCTGAGTGCGGTCGCCGAGGCGACCGACCGCGTTCGGTTGGGGACGCTCGTCACCAGCCAGTCCTACCGCCATCCGGCGCTGCTCGCGAAGATGGCGGCGACGGTCGATCGGGTGAGCGACGGCCGGCTCGAGCTGGGGCTGGGCGGCGGCTGGTACGAAGCCGAGTACGACCGTTTCGGCTACGAGTTTCGGGAGCCGCCGGCCGAACGGCTCCGTCGGCTCGCCGAGACCGTCGAGATCCTGCAGGGACTCTGGACGAACGAGACGTACAGTCACCGGGGCGAGAACCTCGATATCGACCTCGAGGACGCATTCTGCGAGCCCCACCCCGTCCAGGACCCCCACCCGCCGATCTGGATCGGCGGCGGGGGCGAGGAGTTTACGCTGCGTTACACCGCCGAGCTGGCCGACGGCTGGAACTACGGCACGCTCGAGCCCGCGGGCTTCGCGGAGAAACTCGACGTACTGCGCGAGCACTGCGAGAGCGAGGATCGGTACGAGGAGATCCGGAAATCCGCCGAGCTGTTCGTCTTCGTCGGCGAGACGACCGAGGCAGCGACGGAAAAACGCGAGGCGTTCGCCGACGAGATGCTGTCCGACGAGCCGAGCGAGCCCCGCGAGTTCTTTCTGTCGGCATACCTCGAGACGGCTGCGACGGGGACGCCGGCGGAAGTCCGCGAGCGGCTCGCGGCGTACGCCGACGTCGGGATCGAGGAGGTCATGCTTGCAGTTCCGGACGCGGCCGGAGAGGACGACGAGAGCCTGCGGTTGTTAGCCGACGAACTCGTTGGTTGA
- the thiD gene encoding bifunctional hydroxymethylpyrimidine kinase/phosphomethylpyrimidine kinase, translating to MRTPAPEHRPVGLTIAGSDSGGGAGIQADLATMAAHGVFGTSAITAVTAQNTRGVESSHVLPLEAVEAQLAAVTDDFAVGGAKTGMLATADIVRTVADRASEFDFPLVVDPVMVATSGDRLLEPEAERAYEDLLGEATLATPNVDEAEVLTDVAVVDEETAREAGDAILETGVDAVLVKGGHVPGERVQDVLVTDDTVRTFEHPRVGTDATHGSGCALAAAIAARLAKGEALEPAVAGATDFLARAVRYYSDVGEGHGAVNHMVPLRNEAAREPTAEEVQAIVDRFVDADISALVPEVGMNVVGATPYAESVTETAAVEGRITRTLSGVQPNRGVRFGASSHVARFLLSAREFVPDLRFAVNCRFDADVEAALESLEWPVATYDRDTEPAAVKETEGSTMGWGARQAFADREEAPVAVIDRGEVGKEALVKLIAADPETLADRTLALDREVTE from the coding sequence ATGAGAACGCCAGCACCCGAACACCGGCCGGTCGGGTTGACAATCGCGGGCAGCGACTCCGGCGGTGGCGCAGGGATTCAGGCTGATCTCGCGACGATGGCCGCCCACGGCGTCTTCGGCACCTCGGCGATCACCGCCGTCACCGCCCAGAACACCCGCGGCGTCGAGTCCTCGCACGTCCTCCCGCTCGAGGCGGTCGAGGCCCAGCTCGCGGCCGTCACCGACGACTTCGCGGTCGGCGGGGCGAAGACGGGAATGCTCGCGACCGCGGACATCGTTCGGACCGTCGCTGACCGCGCAAGCGAGTTCGATTTTCCGCTCGTGGTCGATCCCGTGATGGTCGCGACCTCCGGCGATCGCCTGCTCGAGCCCGAAGCCGAACGCGCCTACGAAGACCTACTCGGCGAGGCGACGCTGGCGACGCCCAACGTCGACGAGGCCGAGGTACTGACCGACGTCGCCGTGGTCGACGAGGAAACGGCTCGCGAGGCCGGCGACGCGATCCTCGAGACGGGCGTCGATGCGGTCCTCGTCAAGGGCGGCCACGTCCCCGGCGAGCGAGTACAGGACGTGCTCGTCACTGACGACACCGTTCGAACGTTCGAACACCCCCGCGTCGGCACCGACGCGACCCACGGTTCCGGCTGCGCGCTCGCCGCTGCGATCGCGGCCCGCCTCGCGAAGGGAGAGGCCCTCGAGCCCGCAGTGGCGGGCGCGACCGACTTCCTCGCCCGCGCGGTGCGCTACTACTCCGACGTGGGCGAGGGCCACGGCGCGGTCAACCACATGGTCCCGCTGCGAAACGAAGCCGCTCGAGAACCCACTGCCGAGGAAGTTCAGGCGATCGTCGATCGGTTCGTCGACGCCGATATCTCTGCGCTGGTTCCCGAGGTCGGGATGAACGTCGTCGGCGCGACGCCCTACGCCGAATCCGTCACCGAAACGGCCGCCGTCGAGGGCCGCATCACGCGAACGCTCTCGGGCGTCCAGCCCAACCGCGGCGTTCGGTTCGGGGCCTCGAGCCACGTCGCTCGTTTCCTCCTCTCGGCGCGGGAGTTCGTCCCCGACCTCCGGTTCGCGGTTAACTGTCGGTTCGACGCGGACGTGGAGGCGGCGCTCGAGTCCCTCGAGTGGCCGGTCGCCACGTACGACCGCGATACAGAGCCGGCAGCCGTGAAAGAGACTGAGGGAAGCACGATGGGCTGGGGTGCCCGGCAGGCGTTCGCGGACCGCGAGGAGGCTCCCGTCGCCGTCATCGACCGCGGCGAAGTCGGCAAAGAGGCGCTCGTCAAACTCATCGCCGCGGATCCGGAAACGCTCGCCGATCGAACGCTGGCGCTCGATCGAGAGGTGACCGAATGA
- a CDS encoding AIR synthase family protein — protein sequence MSDLGKIDRAFFERHVAPNLGADRDDVAVGPTHGVDFGVLDIGGRALVTATDPLSILPALGLERAARFALDLVLADVAVSGVAPSHLSICFTLPEGMADDEFATVWETIHAECVDLGVSVVTGHTARYADVSHPWVGAATAMGVGDHDEIVRPDGARPGDLLLLTNGPAVESVGLLSTLFGDQLALPDDVIADAQDRLEEVFSVRDALTAAAAGPVRAMHDVTEGGLAGALNEMADGAGVRFAVDRAAVPMRPGVREVCDALAIDPWAATSCGSLLLAVDSTGVDTVRTALAARDTPVAEIGRVEATAGDGEVLVDGDRLEHPTVDPSWAAYATLTDESDP from the coding sequence GTGAGCGACCTCGGCAAAATCGATCGCGCGTTCTTCGAGCGGCACGTCGCACCGAATCTCGGTGCCGACCGCGACGACGTCGCCGTCGGCCCGACCCACGGCGTCGACTTCGGCGTCCTCGATATCGGCGGTCGGGCGCTGGTCACCGCCACCGATCCGCTCTCGATCCTCCCCGCGCTGGGCCTCGAGCGGGCGGCGCGGTTCGCACTCGACCTCGTGCTCGCGGACGTGGCCGTCAGCGGCGTCGCCCCATCGCATCTCTCGATCTGTTTTACGCTCCCGGAGGGGATGGCCGACGACGAGTTCGCGACGGTCTGGGAGACGATCCACGCGGAGTGCGTCGATCTCGGCGTCTCGGTCGTGACGGGCCACACGGCGCGATACGCGGATGTCTCGCATCCGTGGGTCGGCGCTGCGACCGCGATGGGCGTCGGCGATCACGACGAAATCGTCCGCCCCGACGGAGCCCGTCCCGGCGACCTGCTCCTCCTGACGAACGGTCCCGCCGTCGAGTCGGTCGGCCTCTTGAGTACGCTCTTCGGCGATCAGCTGGCCCTCCCGGACGACGTGATCGCGGACGCGCAGGACCGCCTCGAGGAAGTCTTCTCGGTCCGCGACGCCCTTACCGCGGCCGCTGCGGGACCGGTGCGGGCGATGCATGATGTCACCGAAGGGGGGCTCGCCGGTGCACTCAACGAGATGGCCGACGGCGCGGGTGTTCGGTTCGCGGTCGACCGCGCGGCCGTCCCGATGCGCCCCGGCGTCCGCGAGGTCTGTGATGCCCTCGCAATCGACCCCTGGGCCGCGACCAGTTGCGGCTCGCTCCTGCTCGCGGTCGATTCAACCGGTGTCGATACCGTACGCACGGCGCTCGCGGCCCGGGACACTCCCGTCGCCGAAATCGGCCGCGTCGAAGCGACGGCGGGCGACGGCGAGGTGCTCGTGGACGGGGACCGACTCGAGCATCCGACTGTCGATCCGTCGTGGGCGGCCTACGCGACGCTGACAGACGAGTCGGATCCGTAA
- a CDS encoding putative sulfate/molybdate transporter, with protein MAYSLRSRVDVDLEFSASEFTGALGDSVTVLPLLVALGATTSVSLPHVLVGFGVFQIVWGVYYGMPLSVEPMKALVGLAIVGALTYAELAAAGLLAGGVLLAVGQLGLVGRLQRVVGEPVIRGVQFAVALLLLEAAVDLSIGNPPVAAGGLAVVGLLALGGYRRASVLVVLGLGGVVAVATAGVPTPTVPTLAVFPAGSPSFSAAALEGTVAQLGMTVGNAAIATALLCGDLYDRDISPDALSSSMGVTCLAAIPLGGVPMCHGSGGLAGKHAFGARTGGANVLLGLGYLAFALVAAGAVLAAFPMAVLGVLLVVVALELARAAFEPVTDGRSLALVAGIGAVGLVGNVGVAFVLGAVAFWLLSRQS; from the coding sequence ATGGCGTATTCGCTCCGGTCACGGGTCGATGTCGATCTCGAGTTCTCCGCGAGCGAATTTACGGGTGCGCTAGGTGATTCGGTTACGGTGTTGCCGCTGCTCGTGGCGCTGGGGGCGACGACGAGCGTCTCGCTTCCCCACGTCCTCGTCGGCTTCGGCGTCTTTCAGATCGTCTGGGGCGTCTACTACGGGATGCCGCTCTCGGTCGAGCCGATGAAGGCGCTGGTCGGCCTGGCGATCGTCGGGGCGCTCACGTACGCCGAACTCGCTGCCGCCGGGCTGCTCGCCGGCGGCGTCCTGCTCGCGGTCGGGCAACTCGGCCTCGTCGGGCGGCTCCAGCGGGTCGTCGGGGAACCGGTCATCCGCGGCGTCCAGTTCGCCGTGGCTCTCCTCCTGCTCGAGGCGGCCGTCGACCTCTCGATCGGGAACCCGCCGGTCGCGGCGGGCGGGCTCGCCGTCGTCGGCCTGCTCGCGCTCGGCGGCTATCGGAGGGCGAGCGTGCTGGTCGTCCTCGGCCTCGGCGGGGTCGTCGCCGTCGCGACGGCGGGCGTTCCGACACCGACGGTTCCGACCCTCGCAGTCTTTCCCGCCGGGTCGCCGTCGTTCAGCGCGGCGGCGCTCGAGGGGACCGTCGCCCAACTCGGTATGACAGTGGGGAACGCCGCGATCGCGACCGCCCTGCTCTGTGGCGACCTCTACGACCGGGATATCTCGCCGGACGCGCTCTCGAGCAGTATGGGCGTCACCTGCCTCGCGGCGATCCCGCTGGGCGGTGTGCCGATGTGTCACGGGAGCGGGGGCCTGGCCGGAAAACACGCCTTCGGCGCGCGGACCGGCGGCGCGAACGTCCTGCTCGGGCTCGGCTATCTCGCGTTCGCGCTGGTCGCCGCCGGGGCCGTCCTCGCGGCCTTCCCGATGGCCGTCCTCGGCGTGCTCCTCGTCGTCGTGGCACTCGAGCTGGCTCGAGCGGCGTTCGAGCCCGTCACCGACGGCCGGTCGCTCGCGCTCGTCGCGGGGATCGGGGCCGTCGGCCTCGTGGGCAACGTCGGCGTCGCGTTCGTCCTCGGGGCCGTCGCGTTCTGGCTGCTCTCGCGACAGTCGTGA
- a CDS encoding guanosine monophosphate reductase encodes MNDLRIGLSYGDVLLVPRRSPVDGRNDVDLSTSFTPSVELETPLVAAAMDTVTEAELAIELSRAGGVGVLHRFLEPDDQAAQVERVTAADERVAAAVGINEDYVARSDGLVAAGVDALVVDVAHGHLERTLEAVEQLRATFPNTDLVAGNVATPAGVEDLAAAGADCVKVGIGPGSHCTTRKVAGAGVPQLTAVDDCATAAADLDVTICADGGIRTSGDAVKALMAGADTVMVGSLLAGTEEAPGAVVEVDGTRYKRSRGMATTTAAEKRDDKESEVRADEGVEALTPYKGPVADVVAEFRAGIQSGLSYCGGHTIPAAREKAEFIRVAPSAKAREGYHADHDWEGVSVDSEANALENGENVVDSEANDGDGEATAVDNGANDGDESQVGDASAVNDD; translated from the coding sequence ATGAACGACCTTCGCATCGGATTGAGCTACGGTGACGTGCTCCTCGTCCCGAGGCGCTCGCCAGTCGACGGCCGCAACGACGTGGATCTCTCGACATCGTTTACGCCGAGCGTCGAACTCGAGACGCCGCTGGTCGCCGCTGCCATGGACACCGTCACGGAGGCCGAACTGGCGATCGAACTCTCGCGGGCCGGCGGAGTGGGCGTCCTCCACCGATTTCTCGAACCGGACGACCAGGCCGCACAGGTCGAGCGGGTGACGGCCGCTGACGAACGGGTAGCCGCCGCCGTCGGAATCAACGAGGACTACGTCGCTCGCAGCGACGGCCTGGTCGCGGCCGGCGTCGACGCGCTCGTGGTCGACGTCGCACACGGCCACCTCGAGCGGACGCTCGAGGCCGTCGAGCAACTCAGAGCGACGTTCCCGAACACCGATCTCGTCGCGGGCAACGTCGCGACGCCCGCAGGCGTCGAGGACCTCGCGGCCGCCGGTGCCGACTGCGTGAAGGTCGGTATCGGTCCGGGCTCACACTGCACTACCCGGAAGGTCGCCGGCGCGGGCGTCCCGCAACTGACCGCGGTCGACGACTGCGCGACGGCGGCAGCGGATCTGGACGTGACGATCTGTGCGGACGGCGGAATTCGCACGTCAGGCGACGCGGTGAAGGCGCTCATGGCCGGGGCCGACACCGTCATGGTCGGGAGCCTCCTCGCCGGCACCGAGGAAGCGCCCGGCGCGGTGGTCGAGGTCGACGGCACGCGGTACAAGCGCTCGCGGGGAATGGCGACCACCACCGCCGCCGAAAAGCGCGACGACAAGGAAAGCGAGGTCCGTGCGGACGAGGGCGTCGAGGCGCTGACGCCGTACAAGGGGCCGGTCGCCGACGTCGTTGCGGAGTTCCGCGCCGGCATCCAGTCGGGGCTCTCCTACTGCGGCGGCCACACGATCCCGGCGGCCCGCGAGAAGGCGGAGTTCATCCGCGTCGCCCCCAGCGCGAAAGCCCGCGAGGGGTACCACGCGGATCACGACTGGGAGGGCGTTAGCGTCGACAGTGAGGCGAACGCGCTCGAAAACGGGGAGAACGTCGTCGACAGCGAGGCGAACGACGGTGACGGCGAGGCGACCGCAGTCGACAACGGGGCAAACGACGGCGACGAATCGCAGGTCGGGGATGCAAGCGCGGTGAACGACGATTGA
- a CDS encoding universal stress protein, whose amino-acid sequence MYDRILLPVDGSDEAKRAAKRGIELARTFDAAVDIVHVVERRSRRLARTDDETAQLRERGERILAEIEALASAVDRPVTTTLTEGTPAVRIAERAADRDASLIVIGKQGLTGLGKRLLGGVTEGVLQRSDVPVLVVPAGDPSAEDAFDYARVLVPTDGSESAAAAAPHGATVARRYGATVHVLSVVDLQAAGGAFNAGGLEKSFVERLEAQGMTAVDELADEIEGRDADLELETDVVRTTSFDGVAAGIREYVAEHDVDIVVMGSHGRSNLRRQLLGSVTATVLRTVDIPILVVTRSESAAAVEETSE is encoded by the coding sequence ATGTACGATCGTATCCTGCTCCCCGTCGACGGCAGCGACGAGGCAAAACGGGCCGCGAAACGCGGCATCGAGCTCGCCCGGACGTTCGATGCGGCCGTCGACATCGTCCACGTCGTCGAGCGGCGATCGCGTCGGCTCGCGAGGACGGACGACGAGACGGCGCAGCTACGAGAGCGCGGGGAGCGGATTCTCGCGGAGATCGAAGCCCTCGCGTCGGCCGTCGATCGGCCCGTGACGACGACGCTAACGGAGGGAACGCCCGCGGTTCGCATCGCCGAACGCGCGGCCGACCGCGACGCGAGCCTGATCGTCATCGGCAAGCAGGGTCTCACGGGCCTCGGGAAGCGCCTCCTCGGCGGCGTCACGGAAGGGGTCCTCCAGCGGAGCGACGTACCCGTCCTGGTCGTTCCGGCGGGGGATCCCTCTGCCGAGGACGCGTTCGACTACGCTCGGGTTCTCGTGCCGACCGACGGGAGCGAGAGCGCCGCCGCGGCCGCTCCTCACGGAGCCACGGTGGCCCGACGGTACGGCGCGACCGTCCACGTGCTGAGCGTCGTCGACCTGCAGGCAGCAGGCGGCGCGTTCAACGCCGGCGGCCTCGAGAAATCGTTCGTCGAACGGCTCGAGGCGCAAGGGATGACAGCCGTCGACGAACTCGCGGACGAGATCGAGGGGCGAGACGCCGACCTCGAGCTCGAAACCGACGTCGTCCGAACGACATCGTTCGACGGCGTCGCCGCCGGAATTCGCGAGTACGTCGCCGAGCACGACGTCGATATCGTCGTCATGGGGTCACACGGTCGGTCGAATCTCCGGCGGCAGCTACTGGGCAGTGTCACCGCGACCGTGCTCCGAACGGTCGACATCCCGATACTGGTCGTGACCCGGTCGGAATCCGCGGCTGCGGTCGAGGAAACGAGTGAGTGA
- a CDS encoding XTP/dITP diphosphatase produces the protein MAIRFVTGNEGKVREARDYLEGVEPVEQIEYDYTEVQSDSLEEIAAHGACEAFEELGSDEPVLVGDAGLFVDSLGGFPGPYSAYVEDTVGVERLWQLASEEENRRAQFRTVLAYVDRNGTETFAGSVAGTLVAPRGEGGFGYDPIFEYNGQTMAEMSTEEKNAISHRGRALAAFAEWYAGRDE, from the coding sequence ATGGCCATTCGATTCGTCACCGGCAACGAGGGGAAGGTCCGCGAGGCGCGGGACTACCTCGAGGGAGTCGAACCCGTCGAACAGATCGAGTACGACTACACTGAGGTTCAGAGCGATTCGCTCGAGGAGATCGCGGCCCACGGCGCCTGCGAGGCCTTCGAGGAGCTGGGGAGCGACGAACCGGTACTCGTAGGCGACGCGGGGCTCTTCGTCGATTCGCTGGGTGGGTTCCCGGGGCCGTACTCGGCGTACGTCGAGGACACCGTCGGCGTCGAGCGGCTCTGGCAACTCGCGAGCGAGGAAGAGAACCGCCGCGCGCAGTTCCGAACCGTGCTCGCCTACGTCGACCGAAACGGAACCGAGACGTTCGCGGGGTCGGTCGCCGGCACGCTCGTCGCCCCCCGCGGCGAAGGCGGGTTCGGCTACGATCCGATCTTCGAGTACAACGGCCAGACGATGGCCGAGATGAGCACCGAGGAGAAGAACGCGATCTCGCATCGCGGCCGCGCGCTGGCGGCGTTCGCGGAGTGGTACGCCGGACGCGACGAGTGA
- a CDS encoding helix-turn-helix domain-containing protein: MKTVRLTLRYDAETIHPMHRFVADSDAFDSYRMIHGNLVGDDDNTFIFYVVGDPDAYAAAMERTEEVGEYDLTRTGDRSFTVYVRDVPEAVDERLLESLTKGSLVVLPPIEYRSDWTIRFSVVGESEDLRRALAGIPEGIEATVDRVGEYDGTDAAVGALTDRQREALRVGRELGYFDVPRTASVEDVAAALDCAPGTAAEHLRKAEATVMDVLEL, from the coding sequence GTGAAGACCGTTCGGCTCACGCTGCGCTACGACGCCGAGACGATCCATCCGATGCACCGGTTCGTCGCCGACAGCGACGCGTTCGATTCCTATCGGATGATCCACGGCAACCTCGTCGGCGACGACGACAACACCTTCATCTTCTACGTCGTCGGCGATCCGGACGCCTACGCGGCCGCGATGGAGCGGACCGAGGAGGTCGGCGAGTACGACCTCACCCGGACCGGCGACCGCTCGTTCACCGTCTACGTGCGCGACGTTCCGGAAGCTGTCGACGAGCGACTGCTCGAGAGCCTCACGAAGGGGAGCCTCGTCGTTCTCCCACCGATCGAGTACCGATCCGACTGGACGATCCGCTTTTCCGTCGTCGGCGAGTCCGAGGACCTCCGGCGCGCCCTTGCGGGAATTCCCGAGGGGATCGAGGCGACCGTCGATCGCGTCGGCGAGTACGACGGCACCGACGCCGCGGTCGGGGCGCTGACCGACCGGCAACGCGAGGCGCTGCGGGTCGGTCGCGAACTGGGCTACTTTGACGTCCCCCGCACCGCGAGCGTCGAAGACGTCGCCGCGGCGCTGGACTGCGCCCCCGGAACCGCGGCCGAGCACCTGCGGAAGGCCGAAGCGACTGTGATGGACGTACTTGAACTGTAG
- a CDS encoding NADH-quinone oxidoreductase subunit D, which yields MSLDSTLESRATGTVSSAGEIDLESLLGDAVLGRDDHENAPAFVIRPDEVRDVLTTLRDEAEFDHCSCVTAQQYPDRFETIYHLRSYTDPTREVSIVVPTPIDDPVSESAAPVFETADWHEREAYDLVGIEYEDHPDLRRILLPETWQGHPLGLAYDQEQPQVVTLSEHANPIAGDEHDAASETMFLNIGPHHPSTHGVLHVKAVLDGETVVDVDPDIGYIHRCEEQMCQGSTYRHQIMPYPDRWDWVSSGLLNEWAYARAAEDLADIEVPAYAQAVRTMGAELSRLASHFIAVGTYALDIVGEFCAAFQYAIRDRELVLDVLEELTGQRMMFNYFRLGGVAWDLPEPREEFVAGVRDVLDSFPAKIDEYHDLLVTNEIFQRRCVDTGVLAPDAAKRYGCTGPVARGSGIDYDLRRDDPYGYYENLEWDVVTEPDGDNFARLLVRLREVEESAKIIEQCLDLLAEWPDDDREIQSNVPRTLKPEADAEIYRAVEGAKGELGIYIRSDGTDTPARFKIRSPCFSNLSALPELARGEYVADLIAAIGSLDCIMGEVDR from the coding sequence ATGTCCTTGGATTCGACGCTCGAGTCCCGGGCGACCGGGACGGTGAGTTCGGCGGGGGAAATCGATCTCGAGAGTCTGCTCGGCGACGCGGTTCTCGGTCGCGACGATCACGAGAACGCGCCCGCGTTCGTGATCCGGCCGGACGAGGTTCGGGACGTCCTCACGACGCTGCGAGACGAAGCGGAGTTCGACCACTGTTCCTGCGTGACGGCCCAGCAGTACCCCGACCGGTTCGAGACGATCTACCATCTGCGGTCTTACACCGACCCGACTCGAGAGGTGAGCATCGTCGTCCCGACGCCGATCGACGATCCGGTCAGCGAGTCCGCCGCGCCGGTCTTCGAGACGGCCGACTGGCACGAGCGCGAGGCCTACGACCTCGTCGGGATCGAGTACGAGGACCACCCCGACTTGCGGCGGATTTTGCTGCCCGAAACGTGGCAGGGCCATCCGCTGGGACTGGCGTACGACCAGGAGCAGCCGCAGGTCGTCACCCTCTCGGAGCACGCGAATCCGATCGCGGGCGACGAACACGACGCCGCGTCGGAGACGATGTTTCTCAACATCGGCCCGCACCATCCGTCGACTCACGGCGTGCTCCACGTGAAGGCGGTACTCGACGGCGAGACGGTCGTCGACGTCGATCCCGACATCGGCTACATCCACCGCTGCGAGGAACAGATGTGTCAGGGGAGCACCTATCGCCACCAGATCATGCCCTATCCTGACCGCTGGGACTGGGTGTCGTCGGGACTGCTGAACGAGTGGGCCTACGCCCGCGCCGCGGAGGACCTGGCCGATATCGAGGTTCCAGCGTACGCACAAGCCGTCCGCACGATGGGGGCCGAACTGTCGCGGCTCGCCTCCCACTTCATCGCCGTCGGCACCTACGCGCTCGACATCGTCGGCGAGTTCTGCGCCGCCTTCCAGTACGCCATCCGCGACCGCGAACTGGTCCTCGACGTGCTCGAGGAACTGACCGGCCAGCGGATGATGTTCAACTACTTCCGGCTGGGCGGGGTCGCCTGGGACCTGCCCGAACCCCGCGAGGAGTTCGTCGCGGGCGTCCGGGACGTACTCGATAGTTTTCCCGCCAAGATCGACGAGTATCACGACCTGCTGGTCACCAACGAGATCTTCCAGCGCCGCTGCGTCGACACCGGCGTCTTGGCGCCCGACGCGGCGAAGCGCTACGGCTGTACGGGTCCCGTCGCGCGCGGCTCCGGTATCGACTACGACCTCCGGCGAGACGATCCCTACGGCTACTACGAGAATCTCGAGTGGGACGTCGTCACCGAGCCCGACGGCGACAACTTCGCCCGGCTGCTCGTTCGGCTGCGCGAGGTCGAGGAGTCCGCGAAGATAATCGAGCAGTGCCTGGATCTGCTCGCGGAGTGGCCCGACGACGACCGGGAGATCCAGAGCAACGTTCCCCGAACGCTCAAGCCCGAAGCCGACGCCGAAATCTACCGCGCCGTCGAGGGGGCGAAGGGCGAACTCGGGATCTACATCCGGTCGGACGGCACCGACACGCCGGCGCGGTTCAAGATACGTAGCCCCTGTTTCTCGAACCTCTCCGCGCTCCCGGAACTCGCCCGCGGCGAGTACGTGGCCGACCTCATCGCGGCGATCGGGAGCCTCGACTGTATCATGGGGGAAGTCGACCGCTGA
- a CDS encoding DUF5808 domain-containing protein produces MAEKPTSGEILGVPYNFERPSIGRMLSSYWQPGEGMLVEKPFGVGYTLNLANWRSWVVVLVAGGLLWQQESPSSDESEDQADEPVEVIVDDTDD; encoded by the coding sequence ATGGCAGAGAAGCCCACTTCCGGTGAGATTCTCGGGGTACCGTACAACTTCGAACGACCGAGCATCGGCCGCATGCTCTCGTCGTACTGGCAGCCCGGCGAAGGGATGCTCGTGGAGAAACCCTTCGGCGTCGGCTACACCCTGAACCTCGCCAACTGGCGGTCGTGGGTCGTCGTTCTCGTCGCCGGCGGCCTCCTGTGGCAACAGGAAAGCCCCTCGTCCGACGAGAGCGAGGATCAAGCGGACGAACCCGTCGAAGTCATCGTCGACGATACCGACGACTGA